The following coding sequences are from one Malaciobacter pacificus window:
- a CDS encoding OmpA family protein, which produces MKKIVINTLLGLSTTIALNAADCIMVKELNVEFKNASTVYSNASEYQEVKDYANFLKETGLYALIEGHTSSLSGAKYNYDLSTRRAAKVRETLISLGVNPSQVKSMGYGESTPLYDNSTEDGEAKNRRVRGEVFNSASELNEYITSEKNRIASIKYQEQ; this is translated from the coding sequence TTGAAAAAAATAGTAATAAATACATTATTAGGGTTAAGTACAACAATAGCTTTAAATGCAGCAGATTGTATCATGGTAAAAGAGTTAAATGTTGAATTTAAAAATGCTTCAACTGTATATTCAAATGCTTCTGAGTACCAAGAAGTAAAAGATTATGCAAACTTTTTAAAAGAAACTGGTTTATATGCATTAATTGAAGGTCATACAAGTTCTTTATCAGGGGCAAAATATAATTATGATTTATCTACAAGAAGAGCTGCAAAAGTTAGAGAAACACTAATTTCACTAGGAGTTAATCCTTCACAAGTTAAATCTATGGGATATGGAGAGTCTACGCCATTATATGATAATAGTACAGAAGATGGTGAAGCTAAAAACAGAAGAGTAAGGGGAGAAGTATTTAACAGTGCTTCTGAATTAAATGAATATATAACTTCAGAAAAAAATAGAATCGCTTCAATAAAATATCAAGAACAATAA
- the mqnP gene encoding menaquinone biosynthesis prenyltransferase MqnP — protein sequence MNKLLKKLNDFNELVMFKHSIFSLPFIFIAMIVAAKGWFGFSLLVLGILAALTARNFAMGFNRYLDRDIDALNPRTVNRPNVDGRLSANQILIFTFANALGFILVAYFVNDLALILSLPILIIIGSYSYFKRFSFLAHLILGISLGLAPIAGVVAVSETITLWSILLSIGVMFWVAGFDLLYSLQDIDVDKKLGLHSIPSKFGVKNTMNISKVFHALTIVFWFFFVVTSNGGTFAYIAILVSVLMLSYEHYLVNKDFRKIDKAFFTVNGYLGIVFFFLILLDTIFY from the coding sequence ATGAATAAATTGTTAAAAAAATTAAATGACTTCAATGAACTAGTTATGTTCAAACACTCAATATTTTCACTTCCTTTTATTTTTATTGCAATGATTGTAGCTGCAAAAGGATGGTTTGGGTTTTCATTATTGGTATTAGGAATTTTAGCTGCACTAACTGCTCGTAATTTTGCGATGGGATTTAATAGGTATTTAGATAGAGATATTGATGCTTTAAATCCAAGAACAGTAAATAGGCCAAATGTAGATGGACGATTAAGTGCAAATCAAATATTAATTTTTACTTTTGCAAATGCCTTGGGTTTTATATTAGTAGCATATTTTGTAAATGATTTAGCTTTGATATTATCTTTACCTATTTTAATAATTATTGGTTCATACTCATATTTTAAAAGATTCTCTTTTTTAGCTCATTTAATACTTGGAATATCATTAGGACTTGCTCCTATTGCAGGTGTTGTTGCAGTTAGTGAGACTATAACTTTATGGTCAATATTATTAAGTATTGGTGTTATGTTTTGGGTTGCTGGTTTTGATTTATTATACTCTTTACAAGATATTGATGTAGATAAAAAGCTTGGACTTCATTCAATTCCTTCAAAATTTGGTGTAAAAAATACGATGAATATTTCAAAAGTTTTTCATGCCTTAACTATAGTTTTTTGGTTTTTCTTTGTAGTTACTTCAAATGGTGGGACTTTTGCTTATATTGCAATATTAGTTAGTGTTTTAATGTTATCATATGAACACTACTTAGTAAATAAAGATTTTAGAAAAATCGATAAAGCATTTTTTACAGTAAATGGATATTTAGGAATAGTATTCTTTTTCTTAATATTATTAGATACAATTTTTTACTAA